The Ptychodera flava strain L36383 chromosome 3, AS_Pfla_20210202, whole genome shotgun sequence region GATTATTCACAGAAACCAAATAATGTGTGTAAAAAAAACTCGATAAAAGGGCAAATCGGTTTCGTATAAAATTGACAATTCTTAATGACAATtctgtagtatatatatatacaatcagTAAGGAAATATGTTTAATCTGACACATTATATCATTATCGAGTAATAAGACGGTTCAATATATTTGCGTATAAACTTAACcaattgtttttctcaagtATGAATTCTACGGAATATAATATTAACGCATATTGTCGTATATCTCTCTTTAAATTTACAACTCATTTGCACAAATATGATGGTAAATCgccgaaaaattgaaaattttgaaactacTTGACTACCTCTTGCCttctttttgcatttatttggaTATGACTTGACCTATTCATTTTCTAGAGTAGCATATAAGACGTACAATTGGTAAATATCTGACGAGGGTGTCCATTAATGCTTCTAAGAGGGATGGTAGAAATTTATTCCCCTTGTAGTAAATTCGCACGCTGATTGAAATTTGATGGATTTTAACACCATTGGATGTAACTATGCTTCCTCTGACGGTCACGTTCAGTTGAtctttaaaaataatcaatatgtTTCTCCTGCATCACCCTGAAGTGCGTGTATGTCGATTTGTTCAACTGCGTCGACGTCGATGTGAATCTATGAGAAAAACATTAGCAAGTTGAATAATCTCAAAAGGTATTGTATAACCGTCCCTGTCTAACAGGACGTTGCGGTGACGACACAAACAACGAGTGTTAAACATGATTTAGATACAGTAAAACAAGTAGGCCAAAAGCAAAGAACACAAGGTGAAACATTTTTCTGCACTTGATCAAATACTCTTGCATGGCTAATTTTCACAATAGATGCATTTTACACAGTCAAACTTTAGCAAATTCATTTGTGTTACCGACTTCAAGAATAATTAACTGACTGCGTATTGAGGCACTCACTTTTCCATCGCCGACAAGTTTATCAAGCTTCGCTGCTAACTCAGTGAAATCAGGTCTCTTCTTCGGCTCCGCATTCCAACAACTCAACATAATGGTGTACCTGTGAAAGATCATCGAGCCAAGTTCAAGTGACGGCTTCCTCGAAACAGGAAACGCCCGTGCACAAGCATATCTTAAGGCTTTGAGCATGGAATCTCTAGGTTTCGgctatttttgtcattgtcGTTGGATTTATGTATTGATCTCGGCAGGTGTTGTTGTCAATGAGTTAAATTGATCTATCGATAAGAcagtattgtcattttctgtatattttgcATGTGTTGCAGGTAATAATGTTGCAGGTAATAATTAGTATGAAAGAAATCTGCTCAGGAAATGTGTGTTACAATATAGTTTTTTGACTCATTTCCTAGGCCAGAAATGCATCATACTTACAGATTTTATGTAGCTCATATTcatatcaaattaaaaaaaaaacagcagtAAAAAGCTGAAGAGAGGAGCTGTCATTTTCATTCAGTGTAATTCCTTTAAAAGTCACTTAGGAGGTAGAAAAATCTAATCAGAGTCTTTTGAAATACTGATGCATAGTAAACCTGtggccactttactgttgattaagcccACTTAGATTCTGTCAGAAATTATTTTTGTCCAAAGGAAAACCCAGCTCTATCTTGGGTTGTAAATGAGAATTTACGATTTTGACCCCGTGTTCCTGATTGCGAtgcaatgtaacattaccatgcactggtccgtGTAAAAGTCttctttatttcaatttttccagacatactgtctgcatgggacacacAAGTTTGCGTGATTCTGTAGCAGTCCACTCATAAAAATGTCTTCTCTCAATAAATTAATTATCGCGTAGAGGCTTTAATGACTAAAAGTGGTAACTTATGTCTAAATTTttaacacagggtgccaattgtgaactctcatttacaacccttgaCAGGGTCGGTTTTGTCTTCATACGAGCAGTATTGCTGACCGTGTCAAGTAGGCTTAAGCAATAGTAAAGTGGCCTCGGGTGAATATTTTCATAGAACAAGAAATCGCTACGTCAGCAATTTTCGAAACACTCCATCTCGACATTTATTTTTCGGAATCCTGCTCAGACACAGctgttttttgtgaaatattcatgAGAATGACAGGACTGTGATTGTGTTCTGGTATTAGGAATTAGCTGATGCAGTACTACTCAACAGTAGACGTATACCTAAGGCAATAATTTAATTATGTATCATAGGCGATCACGTTAATTGTAGTAGTAAAAGGCCATAAACTCATTTTCATTGAGTACGGTTTGTCACTCTGAATTAAGAGAAATATTCTGGGTTAGTGGTAACACTTACAATTCTTCACTGCATTGTGGCGGCTTTGACATTCGATAGCCTTCTCTCACAGATGAAGTCACTTCCTCAGTGGACATCTCGGAATAGGGTTTACCCCCTGTAAGAATACAAACATATTTATGACCATGACAAAATACCACAGTGCATAAAGTTGacagcattgataatgtattCTGTGTCTATCTGAATCAACTTTTtctaaattaaaattcaaatgaaCTCATAAAATTCAAATGATATTAATCTATACAGAAACAAATCATATCATCATGGAACATAAACCGCACTACCCTTGTGATTTTAAAAACTGTCCGATAAAGGGAAGAAATAGCAATGTGGGCATACCCATAGTTACGATTTCCCACAACACAATACCAAATGACCAAACATCGCTCTTTGTTGTAAATGCAGACACGTTCATTGTCTCTATAGCCATCCATCGAATTGGTAATCGACCCTTTAAGAAAAGAGGTAGAACATACTCGATTGAAGCAAGACATTCACACCTACCAAAACTAGTAACTGCTCGTCGGAAGCTTAGCTGTGGAAATACTTATGGATATAGTATTTCTTTTGGAGGAGCAAGATTATACAATTACGATAATTCAAATGAAAAGCAGGTTGATATTGCGTCAACGGTAGCAAAAATAATGTATCTGTTCGTCACGTACAGCATATTATTTAAATCAAATCGTTAAAGTACACTAccacttctctctctctctctctctctctctctctctctctctctctctctctctctctctctctctctctctctctctctctctctctccattttGCGAAAATTGACTTTGTTATAATATTTTTCTACGCGAAGTCGTTAATCATAATTGATTTCTTTAatgatgaacaatattcaccataaGGCAAGTGCAGATGTTATTGTGAACGTTACCGTTATCTTGGACTCATCGATGCTGCTGAATCATGCTTAATCTCGCCCTTCACCATGTGAATTAAAAACTAAACCATGTGAATTAAAAGGGGGCATACCAACCGGTTAAATTCGCTCTATGCAGTACATACCTTCAAAATACGCTTGTATTGATGTTCATTCACAACTTTACTTGCGAAGCCAAAGCCGGATATTTTGCAAACTTTTTGTTCATTAATGAGAACATTGCGGGCTGACAGGTCTCGATGTACGCACTGCGGAAAAGTGACATCAGAAACATAAATATAATTGAACTTCTACATTTTTCTCGGAAGTAGAGAATAATATTACCCATACAAGTTTATAGTATGTGATAGGAATACTCATATATATTATTAAAAACATTAATTCATATCGTTTCATTACAGGCTTAACCTCGAATATTAAAAAAAGACATTGTTACCTGATTCGAAATGTATTCCATTCCCCTGACAATTTCACGAAGGTAAAACAAGAGATCAGGGCCCTTTGGTGCCAGTTTACCATCTATTGTAAATGTGACATTCTTCTCAGATCTAATTTCTCGCAGATAGCTTTGTATGTTGCCAAGTCCCATGTACTCTAAAATGATGTAGTGCGGTTCTGCAACAAAGGGTTGTTAATGGCTTGGTTAATATGTTTCAGCGGTTTTTACCACATAAATAAATTACAAGTTGTTTTCCGTTTTCTGTCTTCTGTCAAGCCGCAGGGAGTGGATGAGATGTAGATTCAATCATAAGTTTATTCAGATTAAATACATTAATTAATCAAGCCATTAGCGAGTTTTAGATATATTACTGTTTCATGCAACCACAACAATGATGGAAGACAACAAGAATCCTTACCAGACTCAACACAACAACCGAGCAAAGAGATGACATTATGATGAGAGCCGATGGATTTCAACAGATCTAATTCTTTGCGGAAATTCTTCTTAATCGCAGGATCAGCGTTTGCTGAAATACGTCAAAGAATCATATAAACATTATAATGCTCTTTCCCTGAATTTGAGATGCATAGAGATTCACGTAATCCGTAAGGCTTAAATCAAATGTCGGTGAATTTGATCAAAATCTAAAAAGGGGACGACCTAATTTTGGAGAATATGACATTTTAGTAATTATTGTTTAATTAGCAACTATAACTTCATCTCCTGTTATTTTATACAGTTCACTTGCTTTTTATAGGTAATTGatataatattgcaactttcagctatggGGCATACAACATTGTTGATATATTTGAACAATTGAAAGATCGTTTTCTCCTGATATTTGTTCCGGGGTGATTGTAAAAATTGAGATTTACTATGTAATTAGTATGCAAGTTATGCCATAGTACATACATTTCGGTGTCTTTATAGCAACGATAGTTGTTCCTTCTTTTCCAGCAATATTCCATGCCTCAGCCTTCACAACCCTATAGAATGCACCCTCGTGTAGCACATCTCGAAGGCTTAGAAATTCTCgcgagacctccagatgttccGTTTTCCATAAATGTAGGTAGATTTTTTCATCTTTCGCTTGCGGTGAAAGCGACGTGTAATGCTGATCGTCATCCTGCATTAAGTTTACAGTAAAgggaatatttaatgaattgttaCAGCAGAGGCTTGACCTTTTACAGTTTACATGAAATGACACACGAAACCGGGAACATGCAACATTTATAACTGAATTCCAAGTAGGCCGACACAGACTGTCGCCATAAAATATCGTCATATACTCTATTTATGAAGTGCAGCCCGCAACTTCGGATATTATAAATTTACGCTTTAATTTTATGATCTTATTCTGATCCAAGAATGTGATTATTAAAAACAATCAATAATGCCAGTAGGCCAACTAGGAATGTTTAGAAGTGCTTTTGATGACGGCTGCCGTCCCGGTCCCAGTGAACGTCACTGATAATTGCCACTGGTACATGCAATCTTTAAAAGTTACCAGTCGATGAGCGGCGTTTTTGCACATTAAACCACCAATGTGGAATATAGACGATAACATTAGTTTTCCCTCCAGTGCTAGACACATTACACTGATCGTCTACTCGAAGATGAATATTTATTGTCAAAACATGACGAGGATGAAATGTTGCTATTAAACAACAAACAACGaagtaacatacatacatacatacatacatacatacatacatacatacatacatacatacatacatacatacatacatacatacatacatacatacatacatacatacatacatacatacatacatacatactacatacatacatacatacatacatacatacatacatacatacatacatacacacacacacacacacacacacacacacatacatacatacacacacacacacacacacaacatacatacatacatacatacatacatacatacatacatacatacatacatacatacatacatacatacatacatacatacatacatacatacatacatacatacatacatacatacatacatacatacatacatacatacatacatacatacatacatacatacatacatacatacatacatacatacatacacacgcacacacatacatacatacatacatacatacatacatacatacatacatacatacatacatacatacatacatacatacatacatacatacatacatacatacatacatacatacacacgcacacacacacatacatacatacatacatacatacatacatacatacatacatacatacatacatacatacatacatacatacatacatacatacatacatacatacatacatacatacatacatacatacatacatatacatacatacatacatacatacatacatacatacatacatacatacatacatacatacatacatacatacatacatacatacatacatacatacatacatacataacatacatacatacatacatacatacatacatacatacatacatacatacatacatacatacactgcgAATGTATCCTTGTTAAACAAGTGTATGAAGCTACATCGATCAATGTTTATGGGTTGTGATAACGGACAGTACAAAAACATTTCATGTtcacgaaaaaaaaaatcaaactacCTTGCGCTGCTTGTTTGCCGGTACTTCATAATATTTCCCTGGGTCGTCCGTCTGGAATTGGTTTTCGTTTTTCCGTCTACTGTGGTCTTTGGTTTTAAAATGCCCAACTTTGTCTGTCCTTGTTTCTCCCTCGGATCTCCGCGACAACTCACCCGAAATTTCAAACGATGCACACTCTGTAAGAACAAGACATGATACAGCAGAAACTTCAATATTTATATTCACTTAAAAAAAAACGAGTCaagaataattttaaataaGAGTGATGAATATATTAATAATTATATATGACCGTACTGTACTACTTGCTCTGTATAATGATGCAAATATCGTATACGTTCGTACCTGCATATGGCTCAATGTCTCGCTCCTGCAAGGGTCCTTTCGGGTCAAGTCTGTATCAGTATGTATGATGCAAATATATCGTCATGAATGTTATGCAAATGGATAGATTCATTCATAAATCAAAGTACATTTTACATTGTATCCATCATAAATCTCTACAAAGGAAAACCAATATATACATGAAATTTGTTTATCTTAGATTATACATGAACAATGCAGCTGTGTAAGATTCGATAAAAACTATTTTAAGTGGCAATCTGTGCAACAGAATTGGGATACAAAATTTCCCTTGCATTTGaaaaacacaaacatgaaaGAGAGTGTTCCATCCTGTTTTAATCATTGCAAGCCTCGATGTAAAACTGCAAATGCTTCATTTTATAACGATTCACTTTTGATAATGTCACCATGGATTTAGAGATATGAGTTACGTTATTCCAATTGTAAAATTACTGCTCTTCGGTTGATATCAAGATAACATCAGTAAGGTTTGTATGTTTCTCTATGGAGGGCGCTCACCGTCACAATCATAAAAGGAGTTCTGCTATGACACGTCAGCTCACGTCTGCGTCATCTAAATTGTCACATCTGAACTTATTTTGCGTCGATCATAGATGTGCTCCAATCAAACAGAGTTAATCTTGTACCTGGTATTTCTCCCAAGATATATTTAAGGTTTTGTCTCAATTGAAAATGTCTTTGAATACAGTGAAAGTTATTAGCATCTAACGAAATACGACCAACCAGGAAATTCTCGTGGTTTAGTTTTTTCGCCAATGTGGAGGTGGGCATTTGTATGCTACGCACAACAGCCTGCTGCCTGAAATTCAGACGTAATGCTATGGACGTTAACGTTTGTACAGTGATATGAACGCAAAATAGCCTTAATAATGACGTACATAATGTTACAGACAACGACAAAAACAGTCCTTTCGATGGAAACATTAACATGTTACGCCGTATATTCTAACAGGAATTAGGGTATAATCCAAAACACACAACTCAAACGTCGTCTTTCGACTGATTTGGTACAAGAGTAATACATCGGGTGTCGAGTGCGGAGGGGTTGACCGATTTCCCAGTACTAGTGTACGCGCCATTGATATTAGTTGatatgcttttgaaaaataacgaAACTTATTCTGGGGTAAATTTGTGGCCTTGGCCTGAGCTATCTTTGAAACCTTAGTAATTTCAATTCGCAGGGAAAAAGTATGCTATACCAACCTACTGTCCGATATCTGTCCCGTATAGGTACTTAAACAGTCTCCCCGCTAACTTGCCTACTGTGTATTGATCTGAAGTTGTTAAAGTGTTTAATCAGGGAACCACCGATAACACTAAGTCAATTGTTCGAAAATAACAATGTTTTGGCTGTAGCAGTTAATACAAATATCATTCCTCAACGTTATTTTTCGTTCAGCTAGGACAATACTGAAGACTCAATGACCGTGTAACGCCACGTCGTCGACAAGGTCATTACGTCACTTATTATTTACTTCGTATGATTAAGGAAAACATtcagggaataatatctaatgaTACTCCTGGTACAAGGCTCCAATAAAATTATAACATCAGCCTACCTTAGGTCAGAATTACctgtaaatgaatgaataaatgaatgttcCAGCGAACGAATAAAAAGACGCAAAAGACGACTTCAAAATATGAGAACGCATAGTCTACGTGTATACGTGCACTTCTTTACCCGATTTGGAGTGGAAACTGATTCTACCATTTACTATTCAATAATGAAACATTTGTCGCTAAGCAGACAAAGAGATTATACTCGGAATGACTTTGTCGAATTCTGCGCATAAACCAAAACCAGATTGTTCGAATTTTGATCCTTATCCGAGCGTCGGTCTTTTCGCTACATTGTGCTGTCTTTAAAGCCTGAAGTCTcagccatattttttaaacaacaaagtatgttatttctataattttaTGCAACCATAATAAAAATCGAATTAGTTTCTCACATACATGTAACGTATCAGAATAGTGCatatcatatttgtgacatttttGGCATAATCAAACAGACCCTATGTAAAGTCTGGAATTTCGCCCTAATGTTTAGTGCCGATgatattttagtaaaaaattagTTTGTGACTTTGCTTATATGATCGTAACTATATCTGTAAACTTGTACACGAAATGTTGGTATTGTATAATGAGAGGAATGTTAAAAGTAGGATAGCGCGGACGATATCTTTGGAAAAAGTTTAGATGTGAATGCAGCATTACGAAAATAATTTATTGTCATTCAATTTGTTAATCGTGCTTGAGTTATTACATATAAAAGGGGTCGATAAGTGGCATATTTCGTCTAGAAATAAtcataatatgtaaattaacacGGAAAAGAACAATACATTGGGTTATGCTTATCCTGCAAACGATGTTGcatgaaaacacaaacacacattaaaatgacaacatttctcTTCACACATTTGTatcttaaatttcaaagaagACAATATATGATATAGATTCAAGCAATTGCACGTCTTACCTTTTACATTACTCATATCTTTTTATAACATTTGCGATACCAAAAAACAAACGAAATTCCAATAAGTGCAAGTGTGATGATCACAACTACGGTCGAAACAGAAGCTATGATCGCTGTGTTCGTttctaaaaatgaaatatggaAGTCGAAAACTCATTACAGCAAATTGTAAAAGATGCAGAAAGGCACAAacttcacgcaaatttctccgTTCATAAACCAATACTTGCATTCCTACCTGCTAGCTACCCGCTATATAGATACcaacccacctacctacctagctacctacctaACCTAGCTACATATGTACCTACCTAGCTATTAGCTTGCTACCTACCTAGCCAACTAGCTTGCTACATAGCTAGCTACCTACCTATTTagcaacctacctacctacctagctaTCTAGTTACCtaaatacatgtattcacatacacatacatatatcaatacatacatacatacatacatacgtacgtacgtacgtgcgtgcgtgcgtgcgtgcatgcatgcatgcatacacacacacacaccacacacacacaacacacacacacacacacacatacatacatacatacatacatacatacatacatacatacatacatacatacatacatacatacatacatacatacatacatacatacatacatacatacatacatacatacatacatacatacatacatacatacatacatacatacatataaaaatTACATCAAGTAGAAAGTAATTATATCAGTTACTTAATTTTCATGCATCTAGGGTTCATCAGACTACAGTTATCCATAAAGGCCTTTGTCTCATGATAAAATTAGCcgactagattacaatttcaatgaaaaacaaaaggctatgacacctccataatcAAATTCCCTTGGTTAAAGATCAATATTACGATAGcaaattaatttaaaatattaagaATTATTGACGTCTGCCAAGACGGTAAATCTAAGACACGTCTTGGCatattttttctgacttaaaggAACCCTCTTCACCGATATAGAGTTTGCGATATCTtattatcaacatttgaaaGGATGAGTGATTTACCTGGAGTAACTATCTCTGTCGTTACACGAACGCCTGGCTCAACATCATTGGATGCCTCACATGTATATATTCCATAGTATGTTTCATCCGCAACTGTAACTTTCAGGGTACTAGAGAATCGCTGCTCGCTGTTGTGGTTAATCATAtctgtttgttttcttcatttgcCGAAATGGCGTCATTGTTAGCGTCAAACCACAAAAGTTTTGGCTGGGAAATCCATCAACGTAAATTTTGATGTCGATAACATCACCGATGTTAGCTTCAATTTATCTTCAGTAAGAGTGATTTTTGGTGAAtctaaaagaaaaagaaagtgtCTAGTGTCAGAGCTTTTTATTGGTATTGCAAATTATTATAAAGTGAACGTGAATGGCAAATGTGCATGTCAGCATGAAATTCTGTGAAAATCAGCAGCTCTAAAGAAAGCTGTCAAATAACAACTATCAACTAAAAGAAATTCAAGAGTAAGAGCTTTTTATTGTTAGTGCATTTCTGTTACAAAATCAACTTGACTTGAAAACTGTAAATGTTAGCATGAAATTCCGAAAACGTCAGCAGCTTAAAGCAGTCGAATTACAACTGGACCACTTAAATAATTCAACATGCAGAACCTTTTATGGCTATTTCTCATTAACGATATGGAAAGAAAGCAATATGTTCTCTTGTGAAGGTTTACTGATGTCTACAGGAAACAAGCAACATAAGTTTCACGGATTCTAATTTCATTGTGGCAAGGTGGCCACTGTAAACAGCTTCTTACTCTATACAGAAATGAAAAATCTATAAATTTATATAGGGTTGAATAGACTTTCTATTTTACGACACACTGTATTCTTTCAATATGGGTTATATGGAACCCCAAGGAtgaaatgtttttaaatgtGATGTTATTGAGTCACATCCTAGTTTGATCCATACAGACAAATGACgttttaaagataattttaaGAGCAAGGTGCAGATTTGTGTAAAAGCTGAGTACTTGCCGAAACGATTATCAGTAGATTCGTCTGACTTGAATTATTTCGTTGAAATAGTCAAAGCGTTGAGCTAAATTATTTCGTTGGAATACTCAAAGCCTCAAGTGCAAGTTTCTGAAAATACAGCCGAATAAGTAGTCGGCAGTGTTCACTCTAGCAATGATACTCACAGAAAACAATGATTTTCTGCTCATCCGATGATGATTGGAGACTTCCATCGTGGAACTCAGTGATGGCAATGCATTTGTAGGTACCAGCATGATTGGCAGTAATACTCGATATTGTATACAGCAAGCTTAAGTCCGGCCACGTCTCCTCGACGACAATGTCTTCTTCAAACACGACAAAGTCATCATGGATGCCTCTGGATTGCCATTTACGGAGCTACAGTTTATTTCCAGTTCAGTGCCTTCGGTGGCATTCGGGACTGGGGTAACATAAATCATAACTTTCGGCAAATCTACCGTCCCACCCCGTCCCATCCCCCGAAAAAAAAGAATCGAGGAAAACCCGATATAagtaattatattaccatgccctgcctgtcgcacaTTTTGATAGTCGAGCTGaatcacgtgactgaccacatatacacagtaatggtatgtttatatgcccgtgcatatgaataataagattaacaactcaaagtatattacagctcaaacgtaaatcacaattaatcagaaaataaaatggagcacttgtgggtcaggttatgatattttttctgaaagTATTTCCAGATTGCCAAtatttacagcgcgcgtgacagtgcgtcgcgtattgctcagttcttgGGCCCAGTTGTTGTTCGCTccgaaaattttcgcaaattttgacggttttctccggttcgttgataatataatggaaataacagactccgctctgaccattaacatttatttatgggcgcgggctcgaggaaagccaaattaacgggctcgacAAGCCTcgccgttaatttttggctttcctctcgccagttatttctataatattaggccaattttccataaaatataatGTCATAAATTATATTCACAGCTGTAAAGATGTAACTTTAAACCGATAACATCGCTTGCATGTAATGGTTAATAAGAAGACATTGTAGCTTTTGCTGACGTCACTTTCGTGTAATGATCAAAATTTATACATTGATGGTAACAGCCGACAAGAATTCGCACTTACATTGTACATCAAGATATACAACTTTGGTGCCATTACCACGCTCTCCATTGTGAAACTCATTTGACTTAATGCATGTATATTCACCACCTTGATATcttgtaacattttcaaaaaccaatGTGTCGTCCTTGGAAAATCTACTGCCATTTGGGGCTATCCAGTATGACGCCACTATCGTCGAAGGATTCCCACCGTGTGACCGACATAATGCCCGGAAATCTCCTCCTTCCATAATAGGGTTAGAGGTTTTGATGTCAATAACCACACTTGGGGGGTCTATTGAAAGACGACATATAAGtaaaaaatacatcatattttttgtattgcatatttaacaatgTAGATCATACATTCTTAGAAGTACATACTTGATTGACAGTAAACCTCAGGG contains the following coding sequences:
- the LOC139129814 gene encoding tyrosine kinase receptor Cad96Ca-like, yielding MSNVKGNSDLRLDPKGPLQERDIEPYAECASFEISGELSRRSEGETRTDKVGHFKTKDHSRRKNENQFQTDDPGKYYEVPANKQRKDDDQHYTSLSPQAKDEKIYLHLWKTEHLEVSREFLSLRDVLHEGAFYRVVKAEAWNIAGKEGTTIVAIKTPKSNADPAIKKNFRKELDLLKSIGSHHNVISLLGCCVESEPHYIILEYMGLGNIQSYLREIRSEKNVTFTIDGKLAPKGPDLLFYLREIVRGMEYISNQCVHRDLSARNVLINEQKVCKISGFGFASKVVNEHQYKRILKGRLPIRWMAIETMNVSAFTTKSDVWSFGIVLWEIVTMGGKPYSEMSTEEVTSSVREGYRMSKPPQCSEELYTIMLSCWNAEPKKRPDFTELAAKLDKLVGDGKIHIDVDAVEQIDIHALQGDAGETY